The Mycolicibacterium insubricum DNA segment GCTGCGGGTGACCGGGCGCGTCGACGACCCGTCGGGCGCGGTGCTGGTCACCGTCGACTGCGGAGCGCATGTCGCGGCACCGGCGCAGTACGTGTCGGTGGGCGTGACCCTGCCCGACGGCGCCCGTCAGCTGCGCCAGTACAGCCTGACCGGCATCTCGGAGACCGAGCTGACCTTTGCCGTCAAGCCGGTGCCGGCGACCGGCGATGCCCCGGCCGGCGAGGTGTCCAACTGGATCCGGGACAACCTGCGGGTCGGTGACCTGCTCGACGTGACGGTCCCGTTCGGCGACCTGCCCACCCCCGGTGCCGGGTCCGTCGCGCTCATCTCGGCGGGCATCGGCGTCACGCCGATGATCTCGCTGCTGGAGTACCTGGTCCAGCGCGCGCCGCAGACCCCCGTGCGGGTACTGCACGCCGACCGCTCCGACGAGGCCCACCCGCTGCGCCAGCAGCAGCGCGAGCTCGTCGGGCAGCTGCCCAACGCCACCCTCGACGTCTGGTACGAGGACGGTGTCGTCGCGGGCAGCCCCGGCGCGCATCCGGGCCGGATGAACCTCGACGGCGTCGACCTCGCGGAGGACTGCCACGTCTACCTGTGCGGTCCGGACGCATTCGTGCAGGCCGTCCGGGCTCAGTTGGTCGGTCCCGACGGCAAGGGCCTGGCCGCCGAACGGGTGCACTGCGAGCTGTTCAGCCCCAACGACTGGCTGCTCTCCTGATACCTGGGGCGTGAAGCTGCAGGGCCGGGACCGGCGGGCGACGCCGGTCCCGGCCTCCGCCGTGGTGGTTTGACCAGCGGTTTGGTGTAGCAAAGCCGCACCCTGTAACC contains these protein-coding regions:
- a CDS encoding globin domain-containing protein; its protein translation is MTTAAKPLELSPQHAEVVAATLPLVGAHVGEITSCFYGRMFGARPELLRNLFNRGNQAQGAQQRALAASIATFATHLVDPDLPHPADMLGRIAHKHTSLGIVAEQYPIVHEHLFAAIVEVLGADVVTAEVAEAWDRVYWIMADTLIALENDLYRGAGVDAGDVYRRLRVTGRVDDPSGAVLVTVDCGAHVAAPAQYVSVGVTLPDGARQLRQYSLTGISETELTFAVKPVPATGDAPAGEVSNWIRDNLRVGDLLDVTVPFGDLPTPGAGSVALISAGIGVTPMISLLEYLVQRAPQTPVRVLHADRSDEAHPLRQQQRELVGQLPNATLDVWYEDGVVAGSPGAHPGRMNLDGVDLAEDCHVYLCGPDAFVQAVRAQLVGPDGKGLAAERVHCELFSPNDWLLS